AAGAACCGCTTCTTCAATCTCATGGTTGGTGTTATGTTAATCGTCATTATGTCCAATCATCGTTTGCCGTTCgcttgtaggtacataatatcaAACTTTGGAACCTAAACATAGACTTCAATTTAATTAACACATAGgtataataggtacttacacaTAAAACTAAGACCTAATTGAAGGTCACACAGTGCTGCAATTTATTATAGAGCTAATCGATGATTAATTACATactatgtacctatttgtagATAATACCTACTCACTAGTGCATAAATACCTATCTAACTTAACTAGTTCTATATGCTACGATAATTTTAGAAGCGTAGGCGCCTAGCAGTTACTGTGATGCTCTCTTAGCTTCACTGAAAATCTAGTACTAAAACCAACTTCCAAAATAGAAGGctctcaattaattatttttattttacatgtaGATTTGACATGGCCTGCCTGCGACTGTCTGTCTGACCTCTACAATTACtcattaaattattacctactataAGAGTCTTATACATACCTAAATTATTAGGTACTGCGCTTAGGTCTTGAAGCATAATTAACCTTGTTGTCAAGTGCACATCCGATACCTAATGGTAACCTAAATGTGACGTAATCATTGTAAGCCTAGTGGAAATTATCAAAACATTGCGCGTTTGTTTTGAAATGTTCGCTCCACCCGATGCGGCGATCAATTGATTTGCATTTTCAAATGCGGGCTgtagtataaacaaaaaataccgcCAAATGTTTTCATACGCCTTTTCCGATTTGGTTTTTAAGGCGAATTACTTTATAAAGATTGACGGATGTTGATATACTAATTAGACACCAGAACCTTCGATATAAATCTCATGTTTGTAATAGTAGGTGAGGTACCTAAGTGCGGTTGAAGCACTGAAGCGTGACCACGTTAGCACGCTTGTTATAATGGCAGCTGAATTATAGTTTTTACGAATAAATGAAGCAGGTTAAGCAAGTCAGATAATAATAAACAggatagttaaaaatattttattatttaataaattttcataTTCTTGAATTTAAAATGTGGTGTTTTAGTTTAATGGCTTTATGAGCATATCTACCTATGACTCTAATTATTCACAGAAACTTGTATTTCACATTGATTGTTAGCTTATTGCCCATTCCATTTATTGCTTCTCTCATTTATGAAATGGACATTAAAAATAGACACAACAATTTGCTTAAAAGGAACAACTTGGCACTATTGGTATGAAATACACTTAAACATAGGGGCCGCGGTATTTAAAAGGAATATCAAGTCTGTAATCATCTCAGTGACTCTCACACAGTGTCCATAGACTCTTCGTTCAAAGGCTCAGTTTCCATTTCCATATCTCTGTCATCGGCTCCCGACGCGTACTTCAATCTCAACTTCTCATAATGTAACTGCTCTTTTGCTGACACAGATGGCTTGCACTTAGCGAGCGCAGTCCTGAAGTCTTCAAATGTGACAAAAATGTCACCCTCTAGAGTTCCGGTTGCGATGTGGTTTGTGAGTGTATTTGTAGCTGCAGCTCTTACCAAGCCAGCCAGATCGGCACCTGTATACCCGTCCGATAATCCCGCGATCACTTGTAGGTCTACATCAGGTCCCAGACGCGGTTGAGTGCCACCTTTGGTAAGCTTCTGTAGTATATCGAAGCGATCGTCTCTTGCCGGCATTCCGACATACATAACGCGGTCCAAACGGCCCGGTCTCAACACAGCAGGGTCGATAATATCTGGTCGATTAGAAGCTGCCAAAACAAATACGCCTTCACGAGTCTCTATGCCGTCCATTTCAGTGAGCAACTGATTCACAACACGCGCAGCCCCATTGTTGTCTTGTGAAGTACGCCGCGGACATAGTGCGTCGAATTCGTCAAAGAATATAACACAGGGCGCCGAGTTTCTTGCTCGTCTAAAACAAGTACGAACAGCCCTTTCACTCTCACCAACATACATGTTCAACAATTCAGGCCCCTTCACTGAGATGAAGTTCACTCCCGCCTCGTTAGCAACAGCCTTTGCCAGCAATGTTTTACCACATCCAGGAGGTCCACAAAGTAATACTCCACTTGGAGCTGATAATCCCAACTTCGTAAGCTGCTCTGGATACTTCACTGGAGCTAAAACAGCTAACTGCAACTCTTTACGCACTTGGCTCAAAGATCCAACATCATCCCATGTTACATCGGGGACTGTTACAATACCTTCTCTCACAGCACAAGGTTTTGTGGTCTTCAGAGCTTTAACAAAGTCTTCATGCCTGATAGCAAGGCCTGTGAGTTGCTCACTAGTGTAAGGCATATCTTCAAGAAGGCTTAACACCTCATCTATAGGGTCTACTGGTTTCTTGATTGGTTCAGCAACATGGTTTTCTTCTGTATTTACAACTGTTTCACTCAATGTTCCTATGGATGCTTCTTGGATGTCCACTGAAATTTCACTAGGTTCTGGGATACTTGCAGGAGCGTCACCTGCATTTGAGGTCACTTCTTCACTTTCTTTGTCGCCATTTGGTATTATTGACACTTCGTCATTAGGAGGAGGCACTTCAACAGGTTCCTCttctttgactttaactttgaaCGACCGCACCTCTGTAAAAATCCTCTTGACAGCATATGTGCTGGCTTTATTTACAAGTGCTTGTAAATCAGCACCCACAAAACCAGGAGTTATTTGAGCTAACACATTCATATCCACATCTTCACCTAAAGTAATATTCTTACAAAGAATAGATATTATCTCTTTCCTAGCATTTAATGAAGGTATACCTAATGTGATTTCTTGTTCAAGACGTCCCGCCCTTCTTAGGGCAGGATCTAAGGCATCTGGGTTATTTGTGGCAGCAAGTATTAGGACAGATGCGTTGGTATCTGTCAACGAATCTAAGGATGCCAGTAATTGGGCTACCATCCTCTTCTCCATGTCCTTTTGTGCATGAACTCGGTTGCCACAAACTGCATCTATCTCGTCAATAAACAACACACTAGGAGCTACGGACACCGCCCTCTCAAACAGCTCTCTAATTCTTTCTTCAGATTCTCCAGACATTCCACCAACTAATTCTGTGCCGGTGATGGCAATCATAGGAAGCTGAAGTTTTCCTGCAATAGCATGCGCTAACAATGTTTTTCCAGTCCCTGGTGGCCCATGTAACAATGCCCCTCTAGGAGCCTTTATACCCAACTGCTTATAAACCTCTGGGTGCTTCATATGTAATATTAAATCACAGATCTGGGTAATGATTTCAGACAAACCTCCTATGTCATCAAAACTAACCTTAACATTTTTCAGACTGCCAATATCAACCTTTTTCTTTGGtgctactattttatttaactcaGCTTTCCTCTTTTTCTCATTTGTATGTAGGTTCTGTTGACATTTTAAGGGCGTGTTCTCAATCGCGGAGCTATTTGCGTTTCTGACAGGTATGTGGGGGGTTATGGTAATTTGGTCattgattttcggtaatttggGCGCCGCACTGCCGTCTTCGTCGCTGCTCAGTATATCTATTGGCTCGCCCGACTTG
The window above is part of the Helicoverpa zea isolate HzStark_Cry1AcR chromosome 14, ilHelZeax1.1, whole genome shotgun sequence genome. Proteins encoded here:
- the LOC124636446 gene encoding nuclear valosin-containing protein-like, with protein sequence MKKHQTRQKTINDPIIVSRVKNYLAENVDKTFVDVSQMARSLKERYREYNNRSDSAFCQMVESAYKVVLQSYGLDGASTSDGSEEESDLELLDENSSALNDRLLAMYKMQDKKRPATNRRNTDKSGEPIDILSSDEDGSAAPKLPKINDQITITPHIPVRNANSSAIENTPLKCQQNLHTNEKKRKAELNKIVAPKKKVDIGSLKNVKVSFDDIGGLSEIITQICDLILHMKHPEVYKQLGIKAPRGALLHGPPGTGKTLLAHAIAGKLQLPMIAITGTELVGGMSGESEERIRELFERAVSVAPSVLFIDEIDAVCGNRVHAQKDMEKRMVAQLLASLDSLTDTNASVLILAATNNPDALDPALRRAGRLEQEITLGIPSLNARKEIISILCKNITLGEDVDMNVLAQITPGFVGADLQALVNKASTYAVKRIFTEVRSFKVKVKEEEPVEVPPPNDEVSIIPNGDKESEEVTSNAGDAPASIPEPSEISVDIQEASIGTLSETVVNTEENHVAEPIKKPVDPIDEVLSLLEDMPYTSEQLTGLAIRHEDFVKALKTTKPCAVREGIVTVPDVTWDDVGSLSQVRKELQLAVLAPVKYPEQLTKLGLSAPSGVLLCGPPGCGKTLLAKAVANEAGVNFISVKGPELLNMYVGESERAVRTCFRRARNSAPCVIFFDEFDALCPRRTSQDNNGAARVVNQLLTEMDGIETREGVFVLAASNRPDIIDPAVLRPGRLDRVMYVGMPARDDRFDILQKLTKGGTQPRLGPDVDLQVIAGLSDGYTGADLAGLVRAAATNTLTNHIATGTLEGDIFVTFEDFRTALAKCKPSVSAKEQLHYEKLRLKYASGADDRDMEMETEPLNEESMDTV